The region TGACAAGCAAATTAAAATCGTCTCTTCTTTCGTCATGCTTTTAGCCAGTTCAAATGCTTTTGCTAACGCATGGGCGGATTCAATAGCCGGGATGATTCCCTCTGTTTTCGCCAGCAGCTGAAGAGCTTCGATTGACTCATCATCCGTTACACTTTCATATTCTACTCGTCCAATAGATGAAAGGTGAGAATGCTCTGGACCGATACCCGGATAATCCAAACCTGCTGAAATAGAATAAGGCTCTGTAATTTGACCATTTTCATCTTGAAGTAAATACGTGAGCGTTCCGTGAATAACACCTTTTGTGCCTTTAGCCATTTTAGCAGCATGAAGGGCTGTATTTAGTCCTTTCCCTCCTGCTTCTACGCCGATCAAGCGTACATTTTCTTCTTTAATAAAATCATAAAACATGCCGATTGCATTACTGCCGCCTCCGACGCATGCCACGACAGCATTCGGAAGCTTGCCTTCTACCGCTGTAAATTGTTCTTTTGCTTCTTCTCCAATAATTTTTTGGAAATCCCGAACCATTTTAGGATAAGGATGCGGTCCAATTGCCGAACCAATTAAGTAAAAATGATCTTCACAATGTTGAACCCAGTAGCGAATTGCTTCATTTGTTGCATCTTTTAACGTTTTTGTTCCAGAAGTTGCAGGAATGACTTCCGCTCCTAGAAGCTTCATGCGAAAGACGTTTAAAGCCTGACGTTCAATATCTTCTTCTCCCATGAATACTTTACATTCCATTCCGAACTTTGCAGCTACTGTAGCTGTGGCTACTCCGTGCTGACCCGCTCCTGTTTCAGCAATAATTTTTGTTTTTCCCATACGTTTAGCAAGTAAAATCTGTCCAATGGCATTATTGATTTTGTGAGCACCCGTATGATTTAAGTCTTCACGTTTCAAATAAATTTTTGCCCCGCCGAGTGTTTCTGTAATATTGTCAGCATATGTTAAAGCCGTTGGTCGCCCTGAGTAGTTGACGAGTAAGGATAGATACTCATCTTTAAATGCCGGATCTTTCATTGCTTCATTCAAAGCTGCTTCTACTTCTTCAAGTGGTTTCATTAATGTTTCAGGTACGTACTTTCCGCCAAATTCACCAAAGCGGCCAAATTCATCAGGATGATTGTATGTCATAGTATGATCTTCCTTTCAATCTCTATAATTTTTGTATAGTCCTTCGTTCCATTTGTTTCAATACCGCCAGAAATATCAATCGCTCCAGGCTTGTAGGGTAACAAGTTCTCAATGTTAAAAGCATTGATTCCTCCAGCAATAAAGCATTTTTTACCTAACTTTTGGGCAGCTGATTCATACTGAGGAACGAAGCTCCAATCAAAAGCGACTCCCGTTCCTCCGAATTGTTCTTTGACCTTGCTATCAATTACATAACCGTCAGCTTCTTCATATACATACATTTGCTGCAGCGTCTCTTTATTGTGCGGGAGTGCTTTCCACACTTCATATCCATGCTGCTTTAACTGACGTACTTCCTCAGCTGTTTCTTGCCCGTGGCACTGAATAACATCTAAATTTGTCGCAGAGGCAATTTCAAGTATTTGATCTACCGGTGTATTTACGAATACACCTACTAATGAGACTTGTTTTTTAATTTCATCCGTTACAAACTCATTTACTCGTTCAGGCTTTACATATCGTTTACTTTTAGGATAGAAAATAAAGCCAATGTGAGTAGCAGCCGACTTTTCAATTAAAGCTATATCTTCTTTTGACCGAATGCCGCAA is a window of Priestia aryabhattai DNA encoding:
- a CDS encoding phosphoribosylanthranilate isomerase, which encodes MLIKYCGIRSKEDIALIEKSAATHIGFIFYPKSKRYVKPERVNEFVTDEIKKQVSLVGVFVNTPVDQILEIASATNLDVIQCHGQETAEEVRQLKQHGYEVWKALPHNKETLQQMYVYEEADGYVIDSKVKEQFGGTGVAFDWSFVPQYESAAQKLGKKCFIAGGINAFNIENLLPYKPGAIDISGGIETNGTKDYTKIIEIERKIIL
- the trpB gene encoding tryptophan synthase subunit beta; the protein is MTYNHPDEFGRFGEFGGKYVPETLMKPLEEVEAALNEAMKDPAFKDEYLSLLVNYSGRPTALTYADNITETLGGAKIYLKREDLNHTGAHKINNAIGQILLAKRMGKTKIIAETGAGQHGVATATVAAKFGMECKVFMGEEDIERQALNVFRMKLLGAEVIPATSGTKTLKDATNEAIRYWVQHCEDHFYLIGSAIGPHPYPKMVRDFQKIIGEEAKEQFTAVEGKLPNAVVACVGGGSNAIGMFYDFIKEENVRLIGVEAGGKGLNTALHAAKMAKGTKGVIHGTLTYLLQDENGQITEPYSISAGLDYPGIGPEHSHLSSIGRVEYESVTDDESIEALQLLAKTEGIIPAIESAHALAKAFELAKSMTKEETILICLSGRGDKDVHTLVNLLEGKEEEHEYV